GAAATTGGTCCGAATGACAGCGCCTTCGTTTTCGTTGAAGTAACGATCGATCCCGCGCAGCTTTGCTCAGCGCTTGAGCTGGGCGTGATAGAATTTTCGACCAATGGAAATTTACAATATGTTACGCTTTTTGCCTACGGCCTCGATGCCATCTTCTATACCCCAACGGTATTTCCAACGAACGGCCTTCCTGCTTACACTCTGATAGATCCTGATCCGTGTGCTACAATCACATGGACCGCCGAAAAACCTATCGTTGTTTATGGTTATGCCGTCGTTGACTCGTGTCAGCGCTTGATTGTGGAACCTGGCACACAAGTCTACTTTCATCAAGGTGGAGGCCTTTGGATTTTTGAAAACGGATCTATACAAGCGGGTAGCACCGATGGCGAAGCCGTTGTATTCCAAGGCGATCGATTGGAACCATTTTTTGATGAGGAGCCAGGGCAATGGGATCGAATTTGGATTTTAGGAGGCACGGAAAACAACTCTTTTGAGAACACCATTATAAAGAACAACTTTATCGGAATTCAGGTGGAGCCTTCTCCATTCGACCCGGGTATTTCCAATGCTTTGGTTGATAATAGGCTCATTTTGAGAAATGTTGCCATTCGCAACAATTCAGTTGCAGGAATTTTTAGCCGAAACTATCGTATAGAAGCTGAAAATCTGCTAGTTAGTTCCGGTGGACAAAACCTTCTTGCAGCTACAGGTGCCGGTCAATACCGGTTCGATCACTGCACTTTTGCCAATAATTGGTCGGCTTCCACTCGTCAAACTCCTGCTGTATTTCTGACCAACCTTTACCAAGTCGACTCTCAAACCCTTGGGGTTGGGAATATTTTAAATAGTCGATTCCGCAACTGCATTTTTTATGGAAATGGCCTGAACGAACTTGGTTTTGATTTTGAAACGAGTTCTGCTGATGTTGATCTCAGCATCGATCATACATTAATCAGAATGCAAGAGGATGATTTCCTTGAGCTCGATCAATCGTATTTTGATGAAGGAATATTTGTAGGTTTTGACCCGGGGTTTGTGAATTTTTCAGGAGGTGATTTCCGATTGAGAGAAGATGCTTTTGTACGCGGAATTGGTACTAATCAAGGTAGTCTTCCCAATCGCGACATAGTAGGTACATTTTACAATAACCCAAGACCCCTGGGTTGTTTTGAGTATTTACCGGAGTAGAAACTAGAGGTCAGATAGCAGATTTCGGATCGTTGAATTTTGTCGCCCTATCTCAATACCCAAAACCCGCTACTCTATACTCTCTAAGAACTCCAAGGTGTCCACTCCATCGGCATAATCCCACAATTCTGGTTTCTGGCTTTTGCCGAAAGGCACATCATTCTTGGAAACAATGCACTGAATCTCTTCCGATTGAGCTGAGAGCTTGTCCAATAGGTTATCCTCCTTAGAGTATCGTTCGTAGAAAAGTGTGCCTACAGGGCTCGAAATCGATTCGCTTTTGCGCAAAAGCAAAAACCCATTGTCCAATAAATCCTCTTGATTCATCAGCCAAAGGGCTTTGTAGTAGTCGTAGTTATTCGCGTATTTATTGTGATTGACAATCGGGTTGTAGTCGATAATAGACCCAAAAAATCGGTCGAGGTCAAAATTATCTTTGACGTAAAGCTTGGCCACATTTCTGCAGCCCAATCCGAAGTAGCTGAAGATATCTTCACCTAAAAGTTTTAGCTCCTCATCGGTTTCCGTTCCTGAAATCACTGCTACCGAATTCCTGTTTTTACGGATGATGTTTGGGTATTTTCCAAAGTAATATTCAAAATAGCGCGAGCTATTGTTGGAACCCGTCGCGATGATCGCGTCGATATCGTCTAATTTTCGGTCTTCCAGCCAGGTGATGTCAAATGGCCCATTTGAAGAAGTCTTATTGAAGAGTTCAAAAATTGTCGGGAGTAAAAGTCGGTCTTGACTTGACAACTTTACCACGGGATGATTTCCGCTTACCAATACGGCCAGAATGTCATGGAACCCCACCATCGGAAGATTGCCTGCCAATACCAACCCGATTCGCTTCTTGTCTTTCGGTGTAAGTTCATACTTGGTGAGCCACAGCTTCACTGCCTCGGGTCGAAGCATGAAGGCAAATCCCTCCAAAGACTTTTGGATACTCTCTTCCGTAAACCATGGATTCAAGTTTTGGGCATGGATAGCCAAACCATTAAACCTTTCAATAGCTTCGTCGTTTAGAACTTGATCGGAAGATTCCAGAAAAGCCAATTGGCGAAAGATGAGGTGCAAATGTTTGAGCTTTGTTTCGAGCTCAGATTTATTTGATGACATTAATTGTCTTTGGAATTCGTTAGTGACCCGTTCAACTTTATATTTGCAAAAGTATTGATCATATTCCAACAGAGAAAAGATAGATTACCATGGCCATAATTATAACAGACGAGTGCATCAACTGCGGAGCTTGCGAGCCCGAATGTCCCAATAACGCAATTTACGAAGGCGGCGTGGAATGGCGCATGAGCGATGGAACAGACTTAAAAGGAGACCTCACAACCCCCATGGGAAATACCTACGAGGCTGATGCCGAGCAGGAACCTGTGGATATGGACGTATATTACATCGTGACGGATAAGTGCACGGAGTGTGTGGGATTTCACGATGAGCCTCAGTGTGCGGCCGTATGTCCTGTAGATTGCTGCGTGGATGACCCCGATTTCCGCGAAAGCGAAGAGCAGCTCACCAAGAAGAAGGAGTTCATGCATTTGTGATTGAATTCACTGCAATAGGCTACCTTAGATCTCGTTATTTCAACTATATGCGAATAGCCTCAGCTTTCTGTTTTTTCTTTTTGTTTGCTTTGGCTCAAGGCCAAAACTTACAAGAGCTGGAGCAAGAAATGACTGTGCTTCAAGATGTCATTGGCTCAGCACCCACAGAAGAAGAGAGACTTAGGGCTTCAGAAGAATTTGAGAAGCTATTGGTAAGTGCCTTTAACTCTAAGGAAACCTTTGAATATCCCTTCAACTCATTGCCCAAGGTGGCTAAACACACCCCCGAAGACGAAGCTTTTCGAATGTTCAATTGGAATATTCCGCTGGAAGAAGGCAAGCACAGTTTCCGTATGTACGTGCTGTTTCCGAACGGGAAATATCAACGCTTCGATGACTCTCAAGACTTGAAGCACGAAGTCGAGAAGTTGTCGATAAAGCCTGAGCAGTGGTATGGAGCGCTGTATTATGAACTCCACTCCGTAAAAATAAAGCGAGACACCTACTATACCCTTATCGGTTGGGATGGCAATGACGAACTCACGACTAAAAAAGTCTTGGATGTGCTGGTTTTAGAGAAAAAGAACAAAGTCAGTCTTGGTTTTCCGATTTTCGAAAAAGGTGGAGACTTAATGAACCGACGGGTTTTTGAATATGCCGAAGATGTCATCATGAATCTCAAGTGGCTTGAGCCAAAAAAGATGATCATATTCGACAGGCTAGAACCAAAGACGCAAAACCTGAAAGGCAATTACGCTTTTTACGGCCCAAGCACAGCCTTCAACGGTTATGAATGGGAAGGCGACTTTTGGAAACTCAATGAGTTTATAGATATGTCGCGCCCTAAAAGCGCTGAATCGGGCGCTCAATTCAATTTTCCCGATCGGCCAGACCTCAATCGAAAAAGGGATGAAACCAATCCGTTGATTGGAGATTAAATTTTAATGTTGAGGTAACGCTTGCCCCCATTGTCGTTACAAAAATTCCGTATAGCTTTGCCTCGCCGTTTTCGAGGACGGCGAAAAAACGTAAAGCAAAAACGATGGTTCATAATTTCAGCGCAGGACCCTGCGTACTTCCTCAGGAAGTGTTTCAAAAAGCTTCAGAAAGTATCTTAGAATACAATGGTACAGGTCTCTCTATCATAGAGATGTCTCACCGTAGCAAAGAATTCGTAGAAGTGATGGAGCACGCACGCAGCCTCGTGAAAGAGCTGCTCAATGTACCCGATGGATACACCGTTCTCTTTCTGCAAGGAGGGGCAAGTCTTGGTTTTTACATGAGCGCCATCAACTTTATGAAAAATGAGGGTGGAGTAGGAGCGTATGTCGATACAGGCGCTTGGTCAAACAAAGCCATCAAGGAAGCCAAGCTTTTGGGTGATGTGAATGTTTTGGCTTCAAGCAAGGCAGATAATTACAATAATATTCCAAAGGGATACAGTGTGCCGAGTGATGCAGATTACCTTCACATTACTTCCAACAATACCATTTTCGGAACCCAATTCAAGGCTTTTCCCGAAAGCACTCCACCACTTCTTTGCGATATGTCCAGCGACATTTTTAGCAAGGCAGTCGATGTGTCGAAATTCGATTTGATCTATGCCGGTTCGCAGAAAAATATGGGGCCGGCGGGAACGACCGTTTACATAGTAAAAGAAGATGCTCTAGGCAAAACGGGAAGAAACATTCCCTCCATGCTCGATCTTCAAGTGCACGACAGCAAAGACTCGATGTTTAATACACCGCCTGTTTTCGCCGTCTACGGATCAATGCTTACCATGGAATGGATGAAAAAAGAAGGTGGAGTAGCAGAAATGGAGCGTCGCAATGATGCCAAGTCAGACTTGCTTTACAACGAAATTGATCGCAATCCTTTGTTTGAAGGGACCACTGCAGTAGAAGACAGAAGTTGCATGAACCCAACCTTTGTGCTCAAAGAAGAGGCGAGCCACGCCGAGCGCTTTGACAAAATGTGGAAAGAGGCCCGAATCAACGGATTGAAAGGGCATCGCTCAGTAGGAGGATACCGCGCATCGATGTACAATGCCCTTAGTATTGACAGCGTACAGGTGCTGGTGGACGTGATGCAAGAATTAGAAAGAACCGCTTAAACCAAAACAGATGAACATACTCGCAAACGACGGAATTTCTCCTTCGGGAAAAGCCAAACTGGAAGCAGCAGGATTTAAAGTAATTACAGATACTGTAGATCAAGATAAATTGGTCGACTACATCAATACCAACGGCGTAAAGGCACTATTGGTAAGAAGTGCCACCACTGTAAGAAAAGACTTGATCGACGCTTGTCCCGGGTTGCAATTCATCGGTCGCGGTGGAGTTGGAATGGACAATATCGATGTCGCTTATGCTCGTGAAAAAGGTAAGACCGTTGCCAATACGCCCGCAAGTAGCTCTCAATCGGTTGCTGAATTGGTGATGGGGCAGCTATTCAGCTTGGCTCGGGCCACCTATGATTCGAACAAGCAGATGGCAGTATCCGGAAATACTCAGTTCAAAGTATTGAAAAAGAAGTACGCCAAAGGTTTTGAGTTGCGTGGAAAGACGCTTGGTATTGTCGGTTTTGGACGTATCGGGAAAGCCTTGGCAAGTTATGCCCTAGGCGCAGGAATGAAAGTTATCTGTTCAGATAAATTCGATGTGGACACTAAAGTGAAGCTTTACATTCACGGCCACGGTAATGTAGAAGTGGATGTTGAAAAAGTTGAATTAGACACGCTCCTACAGAATAGCAAAGCCATTTCCCTTCATGTGCCGAAACAAGACGATGGTTCAGCTGTCATTGGCAAGCGGGAATTGTCAATGATGCCGCGCGGGACTGTTTTAGTTAATGCTGCTCGTGGAGGAGTTATCGATGAAACTTTACTCCTGGAGGCACTGAAAGACGGGCATCTAGCCGGTGTAGCTTTGGATGTATTTGAGAATGAGCCTACGCCTAGAGAAGACTTGATGAAATCCGACAAAATGGCTTTGACACCGCACATTGGTGCAGCTACTGTCGAAGCTCAGGATCGGATTGGTGAGGAATTGGCAGACTTGATAGTTGCTGACTCTAAGCGCTGGTAGACGCCTTTTTGATACAAAGCTTCTTTAGTTACGACCGCTCAGTTTGGATTTGCCTGAATTGATCACAAAAAATTCCCGCATTTAAGGGAAGTAAATTGTGGTCATTTCACCCTTGAAAATCTATCTTTGGCCTTCGTGAATCCCGTTGAGCTTCTAAATAGCGATCAGCTTTCGATTACCATCACACGTCTTTGCCACGAATTGGTAGAGATTCATGGTGATTTTAGCCAATCGGCCATTGTAGGCTTGCAGCCCAGAGGTGTTTTCTTGGCAAATCGAATTGTAAAGCGCTTGGAAGAGATCACAGGGGTTGAAAATATTCGACACGGAGATCTCGATATTACTTTTTACCGCGACGATTTCCGCCGAAAAAGCGTTCCACCCACACCCAGCGATATCCGTATGGATTTTACCGTAGAAGGCCTCAACGTAGTCTTGGTAGATGATGTGCTTTTCACGGGAAGAACGATACGTGCCGGTCTTGATGCCCTGCTGGCTTTTGGCCGACCAAACACGGTAGAACTCATGGTTTTGATCGATCGCCGCTTTAGTCGCCATTTGCCTGTGCAGTCTGATTATACCGGGCGTACTATAGATAGCATTGCCAGCGAGCGCGTAGAAGTGGAATGGGTGGAAACTGAAGGAACCGATCGTGTAACCCTCTTATCAACAAAAAGTGAGTAGCCTCAGCGTAGATCATCTTTTGGGAATCAAAGGGCTTACGCCCGGGGATATCGAATTGATATTTACCACGGCAGACAACTTTAAGGACGTGATTAATCGCCCGATTAAGAAAGTTCCTTCACTTCGCGACATTACCATTGCTAACGTTTTCTTTGAGAATTCTACCCGAACGAAACTCAGTTTTGAATTGGCTGAGAAACGCCTTTCAGCGGATGTAGTCAATTTCGCGTCTTCATCGTCTTCGGTGAAAAAAGGAGAGACCCTTATCGATACGGTAAATAATATCCTGGCTATGAAAGTGGATATGGTGGTGATGCGTCACCCCAATCCGGGAGCACCTCATTTCCTTTCAAAGCATATCGAAGCCAAAGTGGTGAATGCAGGTGATGGAACCCATGAGCACCCCACGCAGGCGCTACTTGATGCTTTCTCCATTCGCGAAAAACTCGGGGAAGTAAAAGGTAAGAAAGTGGTTATTGTGGGGGATATTCTTCATTCACGCGTTGCCCTTTCCAATATTTATTGCCTGAAGAAGCTTGGAGCCGAAGTTATGGTCTGTGGGCCACGGACCCTTATGCCAAAGTATGCCGAATCACTGGGTGTAAAGGTTGAGTTTAACCTCAAGAAAGCGCTCGAATGGTGTGATGTGGCCAATATGCTCCGTATCCAATTGGAGCGTCAGGATATGGCGTACTTTCCATCTTTACGGGAATACACGATGCAGTATGGCTTAGATCGAGATCTATTCAACTCTATAAATAAGGACATTGTGCTGATGCACCCCGGTCCGATCAACAGAGGAGTCGAAATCAGCAGCGATTTGGCCGATAGCCCGAACAGTATTATCCTTCAACAGGTTGAAAATGGAGTTGCCATCCGCATGGCCGTGCTTTATCTTTTGGCAGGGAAGATTAAGGGTGAGGATTAACAATTGATTCGAATTGCTGAATATTCTCATTCAGGTTATTATATTTGGCTAAAGCAATCAGCA
This genomic window from Cryomorphaceae bacterium 1068 contains:
- a CDS encoding acyl-CoA reductase → MSSNKSELETKLKHLHLIFRQLAFLESSDQVLNDEAIERFNGLAIHAQNLNPWFTEESIQKSLEGFAFMLRPEAVKLWLTKYELTPKDKKRIGLVLAGNLPMVGFHDILAVLVSGNHPVVKLSSQDRLLLPTIFELFNKTSSNGPFDITWLEDRKLDDIDAIIATGSNNSSRYFEYYFGKYPNIIRKNRNSVAVISGTETDEELKLLGEDIFSYFGLGCRNVAKLYVKDNFDLDRFFGSIIDYNPIVNHNKYANNYDYYKALWLMNQEDLLDNGFLLLRKSESISSPVGTLFYERYSKEDNLLDKLSAQSEEIQCIVSKNDVPFGKSQKPELWDYADGVDTLEFLESIE
- a CDS encoding 4Fe-4S dicluster domain-containing protein, encoding MAIIITDECINCGACEPECPNNAIYEGGVEWRMSDGTDLKGDLTTPMGNTYEADAEQEPVDMDVYYIVTDKCTECVGFHDEPQCAAVCPVDCCVDDPDFRESEEQLTKKKEFMHL
- the serC gene encoding 3-phosphoserine/phosphohydroxythreonine transaminase — protein: MVHNFSAGPCVLPQEVFQKASESILEYNGTGLSIIEMSHRSKEFVEVMEHARSLVKELLNVPDGYTVLFLQGGASLGFYMSAINFMKNEGGVGAYVDTGAWSNKAIKEAKLLGDVNVLASSKADNYNNIPKGYSVPSDADYLHITSNNTIFGTQFKAFPESTPPLLCDMSSDIFSKAVDVSKFDLIYAGSQKNMGPAGTTVYIVKEDALGKTGRNIPSMLDLQVHDSKDSMFNTPPVFAVYGSMLTMEWMKKEGGVAEMERRNDAKSDLLYNEIDRNPLFEGTTAVEDRSCMNPTFVLKEEASHAERFDKMWKEARINGLKGHRSVGGYRASMYNALSIDSVQVLVDVMQELERTA
- a CDS encoding D-2-hydroxyacid dehydrogenase → MNILANDGISPSGKAKLEAAGFKVITDTVDQDKLVDYINTNGVKALLVRSATTVRKDLIDACPGLQFIGRGGVGMDNIDVAYAREKGKTVANTPASSSQSVAELVMGQLFSLARATYDSNKQMAVSGNTQFKVLKKKYAKGFELRGKTLGIVGFGRIGKALASYALGAGMKVICSDKFDVDTKVKLYIHGHGNVEVDVEKVELDTLLQNSKAISLHVPKQDDGSAVIGKRELSMMPRGTVLVNAARGGVIDETLLLEALKDGHLAGVALDVFENEPTPREDLMKSDKMALTPHIGAATVEAQDRIGEELADLIVADSKRW
- the pyrR gene encoding bifunctional pyr operon transcriptional regulator/uracil phosphoribosyltransferase PyrR, encoding MNPVELLNSDQLSITITRLCHELVEIHGDFSQSAIVGLQPRGVFLANRIVKRLEEITGVENIRHGDLDITFYRDDFRRKSVPPTPSDIRMDFTVEGLNVVLVDDVLFTGRTIRAGLDALLAFGRPNTVELMVLIDRRFSRHLPVQSDYTGRTIDSIASERVEVEWVETEGTDRVTLLSTKSE
- a CDS encoding aspartate carbamoyltransferase catalytic subunit; amino-acid sequence: MSSLSVDHLLGIKGLTPGDIELIFTTADNFKDVINRPIKKVPSLRDITIANVFFENSTRTKLSFELAEKRLSADVVNFASSSSSVKKGETLIDTVNNILAMKVDMVVMRHPNPGAPHFLSKHIEAKVVNAGDGTHEHPTQALLDAFSIREKLGEVKGKKVVIVGDILHSRVALSNIYCLKKLGAEVMVCGPRTLMPKYAESLGVKVEFNLKKALEWCDVANMLRIQLERQDMAYFPSLREYTMQYGLDRDLFNSINKDIVLMHPGPINRGVEISSDLADSPNSIILQQVENGVAIRMAVLYLLAGKIKGED